The following are encoded together in the Actinoplanes sp. N902-109 genome:
- a CDS encoding DUF3145 domain-containing protein, with translation MPTCGVVYVHSTPLAVCQHVEWAIARVLTAPVTLHWTAQPVDPGMRRAECGWSGRPGTGAELAAALRQWPMIRFEVTEEPSPGVDGERFMHVPGRGLFRGTTGASGDIQIGEDRLRAIMASTRAPEALSHALDKALGTAWDAELEPYRYAGDGAPVTLLTRVG, from the coding sequence GTGCCAACGTGTGGCGTCGTATACGTCCACTCGACCCCACTCGCCGTGTGCCAGCACGTCGAGTGGGCGATTGCTCGCGTCCTGACCGCGCCGGTCACCCTGCACTGGACTGCTCAGCCGGTTGATCCCGGCATGCGGCGGGCCGAGTGCGGCTGGTCCGGACGGCCGGGCACTGGTGCCGAGCTGGCTGCTGCCCTCCGGCAGTGGCCCATGATCCGGTTCGAGGTCACCGAGGAGCCCAGCCCCGGCGTCGACGGGGAGCGCTTCATGCACGTCCCGGGTCGCGGACTGTTCCGCGGCACGACCGGCGCCTCCGGTGACATCCAGATCGGCGAGGACCGGCTGCGCGCCATCATGGCGTCCACCCGGGCCCCCGAGGCGCTGTCGCACGCCCTCGACAAGGCACTCGGCACGGCCTGGGACGCCGAGTTGGAGCCCTACCGGTACGCCGGCGACGGCGCCCCGGTGACCCTGCTGACCCGAGTGGGCTGA
- a CDS encoding glycoside hydrolase family 3 protein → MAAMTRAMRVAVALSVALLVGACGDDDAPSAAPSASPAPTAAGAVPASPAPMGDPAAVARTMSDADLAGQVLMPYAYGDKADSVDQAAAAGNRGIGGVDTPAQLVSKFHLGGLILVSFAPDDPTGATNPATNVDSPQQVRVLTDGLQAAARQTPGGVPLLIGTDQEYGVVTRVRTGVTLLPAAMAFGAAGKPELTRAAWGAAGEELAAMGINLDFAPVADTLRPQGNAVIGSRSYGAGAGPNAAQVKAAVQGLQGAGVTAALKHFPGHGHTTGDSHDDLPVIKQTAQQWKQQDLPPFEAGVDAGAGVVMSGHLDVQALDKGVAATFSHRIMTDVLRTQLGFKGVAITDAMNMAPAKKWPAGEAAVRALNAGNDMLLMPPDLAGARDGILAGLQNGTLKRDRLVEAVTRILTLKAQQADKPQPALSTLSSAAHQQAVAAADAASITMLRGACSGPLLTGPVTVTASGGRDAARTTLVKALQDQGMPVQAAGGTVVHLVGYGDRTTDLDPSAAVTVMMDTPYLLASAKSPTLIATYSSSPLSLQALAAVLAGKAKAPGKSPVQVSNLPRTACAK, encoded by the coding sequence ATGGCGGCCATGACGAGGGCGATGCGGGTTGCTGTGGCCTTGAGCGTGGCGCTGCTGGTGGGCGCCTGCGGTGATGACGACGCGCCCTCGGCTGCGCCGTCGGCCTCCCCGGCGCCGACCGCGGCCGGCGCCGTGCCCGCGTCCCCGGCCCCCATGGGTGATCCCGCTGCGGTGGCGCGGACCATGAGCGATGCCGATCTGGCCGGTCAGGTCCTGATGCCCTATGCGTACGGGGACAAGGCCGACTCCGTCGACCAGGCAGCCGCCGCCGGCAACCGGGGCATCGGTGGCGTGGACACCCCGGCGCAACTGGTCAGCAAGTTCCACCTGGGCGGGCTGATCCTGGTCTCGTTCGCACCCGACGACCCCACCGGCGCCACCAACCCGGCCACCAACGTCGACAGCCCCCAGCAGGTCCGCGTGCTCACCGACGGGCTGCAGGCCGCCGCCCGCCAGACCCCCGGTGGGGTGCCGCTGCTGATCGGCACCGACCAGGAGTACGGCGTGGTGACCCGGGTGCGCACCGGCGTGACGCTGCTGCCCGCGGCCATGGCTTTCGGGGCGGCCGGCAAGCCCGAGCTCACCAGGGCCGCGTGGGGCGCCGCGGGCGAGGAGCTGGCCGCGATGGGCATCAACCTCGACTTCGCCCCGGTGGCCGACACGCTCCGGCCGCAAGGCAACGCGGTGATCGGCTCCCGGTCGTACGGTGCCGGGGCCGGGCCGAACGCAGCCCAGGTCAAGGCCGCCGTGCAGGGGTTGCAGGGCGCCGGGGTCACCGCCGCGCTCAAGCACTTCCCGGGGCACGGGCACACCACCGGCGACAGCCACGACGACCTGCCGGTGATCAAGCAGACCGCCCAGCAGTGGAAGCAGCAGGACCTGCCGCCGTTCGAGGCGGGTGTGGACGCCGGGGCCGGGGTGGTGATGTCCGGGCATCTCGACGTGCAGGCGCTCGACAAGGGCGTCGCCGCCACGTTCTCCCACCGGATCATGACCGACGTCCTGCGCACCCAGCTGGGCTTCAAGGGCGTCGCCATCACCGACGCCATGAACATGGCACCGGCCAAGAAGTGGCCGGCCGGTGAGGCCGCGGTGCGTGCCCTCAACGCGGGCAACGACATGCTGCTGATGCCGCCGGACCTCGCGGGCGCCCGCGACGGCATCCTGGCCGGCCTGCAGAACGGCACGCTCAAGCGGGACCGCCTGGTCGAAGCGGTGACCCGCATCCTCACCCTGAAGGCGCAGCAGGCCGACAAGCCGCAACCGGCGCTCAGCACGCTCTCCTCAGCCGCCCACCAGCAAGCGGTCGCCGCGGCCGATGCCGCCTCGATCACGATGCTGCGCGGTGCCTGTTCCGGGCCCCTGCTGACCGGCCCGGTCACCGTGACGGCCTCGGGCGGCCGGGACGCCGCCCGCACCACCCTGGTCAAGGCCCTGCAGGACCAGGGCATGCCGGTCCAGGCCGCCGGCGGCACGGTCGTCCACCTGGTCGGCTACGGCGACCGCACCACCGATCTCGACCCGTCCGCCGCCGTCACCGTCATGATGGACACGCCCTACCTGCTCGCGTCGGCCAAGTCCCCCACCCTCATCGCCACGTACTCCTCCAGCCCCCTGTCCCTCCAGGCCCTCGCCGCCGTCCTGGCCGGCAAGGCCAAGGCCCCCGGCAAATCCCCGGTTCAGGTCTCCAACCTCCCCCGCACCGCCTGCGCGAAGTAA
- a CDS encoding ketopantoate reductase family protein has product MKILMFGRGVIAVAYGWALEQAGHEIEFYVRPGRAAQYGTAVDLELLDARRRLRGQRVTGQWPVRYRESLEPDHDFDLIVVSVQHYGFAEAVSFLAPRVGNATVLVFNNLWTEPSAAVAALPAGQVAWGFPGAGGGFGTDGVLRAALLPAVFFGTLGEPPTERAQAVRTAFRQAGFKARENSDFRGWLTIHFLQNAGLHTQSLTLGSLAELAGNPRTIREAILATRELLPLAEARGVDLRRHRSDVLPFTAPAWLAAPALSWLFGHFPPMRTVMEAHANPEELRAICRDTLAEARRLGVSVPRLEAAEPYFAAERHG; this is encoded by the coding sequence ATGAAGATCTTGATGTTCGGCCGGGGCGTGATCGCCGTGGCGTACGGGTGGGCGCTGGAGCAAGCCGGGCACGAGATCGAGTTCTACGTCCGTCCCGGCCGGGCAGCGCAGTACGGGACCGCAGTCGACCTCGAACTGCTCGACGCGAGGCGCCGGCTGCGAGGGCAACGGGTCACCGGGCAATGGCCGGTGCGCTACCGCGAGTCGCTGGAGCCGGACCACGACTTCGACCTGATCGTGGTGAGTGTGCAGCACTACGGCTTCGCCGAGGCCGTGTCCTTCCTAGCGCCGCGCGTCGGCAACGCAACGGTGCTCGTCTTCAACAACCTGTGGACCGAGCCGTCGGCCGCGGTCGCCGCCCTGCCCGCCGGCCAGGTGGCCTGGGGATTCCCGGGCGCCGGCGGCGGCTTCGGCACCGACGGCGTGCTGCGGGCCGCCCTGCTGCCCGCGGTCTTCTTCGGCACCCTCGGCGAACCGCCGACCGAGCGCGCGCAAGCCGTCCGTACGGCGTTTCGTCAGGCCGGATTCAAAGCCCGGGAGAACAGCGACTTCCGGGGCTGGCTGACGATCCACTTCCTGCAGAACGCGGGCCTGCACACGCAGAGCTTGACACTGGGCTCCCTCGCCGAACTGGCCGGCAACCCCCGCACCATCCGCGAGGCGATCCTTGCCACCCGCGAGCTGCTGCCCCTCGCCGAAGCACGCGGCGTCGACCTACGGAGACATCGCAGCGATGTGCTGCCGTTCACAGCGCCCGCCTGGCTGGCCGCGCCGGCGCTCTCCTGGCTCTTCGGTCACTTCCCGCCGATGCGCACAGTGATGGAGGCGCACGCCAACCCCGAAGAACTCCGCGCGATCTGCCGCGACACCCTGGCCGAAGCACGCCGCCTCGGCGTGTCAGTGCCACGCCTGGAGGCAGCCGAGCCCTATTTCGCCGCCGAAAGACACGGGTGA
- a CDS encoding TetR/AcrR family transcriptional regulator, producing MTTGKPLRADARRNRDALLAKARELFANGCFDLRFDDFARLAGVGTGTLYRHFPTRAALAEAVYREELTAMCARARELQATLPAVEALAAFLRGFVDHLHSHQGLARTLATLMAARSDTLADGGRQLDRAIADLLAKGVEEGTIRDDVSAGAVMMVLQGICTGCDQLGSRDDADGAVTLMLDGLRRRAS from the coding sequence GTGACTACTGGCAAGCCGTTGCGTGCCGACGCTCGGCGCAACCGTGACGCCCTGCTCGCCAAGGCTCGTGAGCTGTTCGCCAACGGTTGCTTCGACCTGCGGTTCGACGACTTCGCCCGGCTGGCCGGCGTGGGCACGGGCACGCTGTACCGGCACTTCCCCACCCGCGCGGCGCTGGCCGAGGCGGTCTACCGGGAAGAACTCACCGCGATGTGCGCCCGCGCCCGCGAGCTGCAGGCCACCCTCCCCGCGGTCGAGGCGCTGGCGGCCTTCCTGCGTGGCTTCGTGGACCACCTGCATAGCCACCAGGGCTTGGCCCGCACGCTCGCCACCCTCATGGCCGCGCGTTCGGACACACTCGCCGACGGCGGCCGGCAACTGGACCGGGCGATCGCCGACCTGCTGGCCAAGGGCGTCGAGGAAGGCACCATCCGCGATGACGTGAGTGCCGGCGCCGTCATGATGGTCCTGCAAGGCATCTGTACGGGCTGTGACCAGCTGGGCTCCCGGGACGACGCGGACGGCGCCGTCACCCTCATGCTCGACGGCCTACGCCGGCGCGCGTCGTGA
- a CDS encoding NAD(P)-dependent oxidoreductase → MRIVVVGGSGHIGTFLVPRLVRAGHEVVSVSRGQRSSYVDDDAWRQVRQVRADRAAEDAAGTFPQRIADLQPDVVVDLICFTPESAAALVERLRGQTGHLLHCGSIWRAGPSVRLPITEDNGTPPVGEYGVGKAAIAAMLQEETRSGGLVTTSLHPGHIVGPGWHPIGPLGNVDPEVWRTLSAGQPLEVPGIGAEFLHHVHADDVAQAFESAINHRDAAAGEAFSVVAPSALNVRGYARIAAAWFGRTADLRPVSWDDFRRHHDAEAADTSWEHLSRNHYFSIDKARTLLGYAPRYEPEEAVLESVRWLIDHDQLPVAGPLTV, encoded by the coding sequence ATGCGGATCGTTGTGGTTGGTGGGAGCGGGCACATCGGTACGTTCCTGGTGCCGAGGCTGGTGCGGGCCGGGCACGAGGTGGTGTCGGTGAGCCGCGGGCAGCGGTCCAGCTATGTCGACGACGACGCCTGGCGGCAGGTGCGCCAGGTGCGGGCGGACCGGGCCGCCGAGGATGCGGCGGGCACGTTCCCGCAGCGCATCGCCGATCTGCAACCCGATGTCGTGGTCGACCTCATCTGCTTCACCCCGGAGTCGGCAGCGGCGCTGGTCGAGCGGTTGCGGGGGCAGACCGGCCACCTGCTGCACTGCGGTTCCATCTGGCGGGCCGGGCCCAGCGTGCGGCTGCCGATCACCGAGGACAACGGCACGCCGCCGGTCGGTGAGTACGGCGTCGGCAAGGCCGCGATCGCCGCGATGCTGCAGGAGGAGACCCGCTCCGGCGGGCTGGTCACCACGTCGCTGCACCCGGGGCACATCGTCGGGCCGGGCTGGCACCCGATCGGCCCGCTCGGCAACGTCGACCCCGAGGTGTGGCGCACGCTGTCGGCCGGGCAACCGCTCGAGGTCCCCGGCATCGGCGCGGAGTTCCTGCACCACGTGCACGCCGACGACGTGGCCCAGGCCTTCGAGTCCGCCATCAACCACCGCGACGCCGCCGCCGGCGAGGCGTTCAGCGTGGTGGCGCCGTCCGCCCTGAACGTCCGGGGCTACGCCCGGATCGCCGCCGCCTGGTTCGGCCGGACCGCCGACCTGCGCCCGGTGAGCTGGGACGACTTCCGGCGCCACCATGACGCGGAGGCCGCCGACACCAGCTGGGAGCACCTTTCCCGCAACCACTACTTCAGCATCGACAAGGCCCGCACGCTGCTCGGGTACGCCCCGCGCTACGAACCCGAGGAGGCTGTGCTGGAATCGGTGCGCTGGCTCATCGACCACGACCAGCTTCCCGTCGCCGGCCCGCTCACAGTCTGA
- the fabF gene encoding beta-ketoacyl-ACP synthase II, with the protein MSTTDVVVTGLGATTPLGGDVASTWDAMLAGRSGVSPLTPEWAEQLTVRIAAQLVVDPSAVLDRVRLRKLDRSEAIALIAAKQAWADAGLADSGLDPERLAVSFGSGIGGAVTLLNQDDILEASGPRRVSPHTVPMLMPNGPAAWIGIDLQARAGVHSMASACATGAEAMSLGLDIIRSGRADVVVAGGTEAVIHPLPLAGFASMRAMSTRNDEPERASRPWDKGRDGFVMGEGAGALVLERADHAIARGATIYARLAGSGITSDGFDIVQPDPQCKGGIRAMTKAIQDAGLTGKDIVHVNAHATSTPAGDMGEIVGIRTAIGDHPVITSTKSMSGHLLGAAGALESIATILAIRDSVVPPTINLDDPDDRLDLDVAAHKARPLDIPAAMNNSFGFGGHNVALVFTRP; encoded by the coding sequence ATGAGCACCACAGACGTCGTCGTCACCGGGCTCGGCGCGACGACCCCGCTTGGCGGGGACGTCGCGTCCACCTGGGACGCCATGCTTGCCGGCCGCTCCGGGGTGAGTCCGCTCACCCCGGAGTGGGCCGAGCAGCTGACCGTGCGCATCGCCGCCCAGCTCGTCGTCGACCCCTCCGCGGTCCTCGACCGGGTCCGGCTGCGCAAACTCGACCGCTCCGAGGCGATCGCGCTGATCGCCGCCAAGCAGGCCTGGGCCGACGCCGGCCTGGCCGACTCGGGGCTGGACCCCGAGCGTCTCGCCGTCAGCTTCGGCAGCGGCATCGGCGGCGCGGTGACCCTGCTCAACCAGGACGACATCCTGGAGGCCTCCGGGCCGCGCCGGGTCAGCCCGCACACCGTACCGATGCTCATGCCCAACGGGCCGGCCGCCTGGATCGGCATCGACCTGCAGGCCCGCGCGGGCGTGCACTCGATGGCCAGCGCGTGCGCCACCGGCGCCGAGGCCATGTCGCTCGGCCTGGACATCATCCGCTCCGGGCGCGCCGACGTGGTCGTCGCCGGCGGCACCGAGGCGGTCATCCATCCGCTGCCGCTCGCCGGCTTCGCGTCGATGCGGGCCATGTCGACCCGCAACGACGAGCCCGAGCGGGCCTCGCGCCCGTGGGACAAGGGCCGCGACGGCTTCGTCATGGGCGAGGGCGCCGGTGCGCTCGTGCTCGAACGCGCCGACCACGCCATCGCCCGCGGCGCGACGATCTACGCCCGGCTCGCCGGCTCCGGCATCACCTCGGACGGCTTCGACATCGTCCAGCCCGACCCGCAGTGCAAGGGCGGCATCCGGGCGATGACCAAGGCGATCCAGGACGCCGGCCTGACCGGCAAGGACATCGTCCACGTCAACGCGCACGCCACCTCCACCCCGGCCGGCGACATGGGCGAGATCGTGGGCATCCGGACCGCCATCGGCGACCACCCGGTGATCACGTCGACCAAGTCCATGTCCGGGCACCTGCTCGGCGCGGCCGGCGCCCTCGAGTCCATCGCCACCATCCTGGCCATCCGGGACAGCGTCGTGCCCCCGACGATCAACCTGGACGACCCGGACGACCGCCTCGACCTCGACGTCGCGGCACACAAGGCGCGCCCGCTGGACATCCCGGCGGCGATGAACAACTCCTTCGGCTTCGGGGGCCACAACGTGGCCCTGGTCTTCACCCGGCCGTAA
- a CDS encoding acyl carrier protein, translated as MATREEITSGLAEILEEVAGVNPEDVAEEKSFTDDLDVDSLSMVEVVVAAEEKFGVKIPDNEVQNLKTVGDAVSFIEANH; from the coding sequence ATGGCAACTCGCGAAGAGATCACCTCGGGCCTCGCCGAGATCCTGGAAGAGGTCGCCGGGGTGAACCCCGAGGACGTCGCCGAGGAGAAGAGCTTCACCGACGACCTGGACGTCGACTCGCTGTCCATGGTCGAGGTCGTGGTGGCAGCCGAGGAGAAGTTCGGCGTGAAGATCCCCGACAACGAGGTGCAGAACCTCAAGACCGTCGGCGACGCCGTCTCCTTCATCGAGGCGAACCACTGA
- a CDS encoding beta-ketoacyl-ACP synthase III, giving the protein MTAGSRIVAMGHYQPSRVVTNDDLAQIVDTNDEWIRSRVGIAERRIADTETVADMSFFAAEKALAASGIAASDIDMVVVATCSSIDRCPNVATRVAARLGVPAPAAFDLNTACSGFSYGLGTADHAIRAGAARNAIVIGAEKLSDLTDWTDRSTAVLFGDGAGAAVLTATADGEQPGVGPVLWGSAPDKGDVLRIEGRTPYIQQEGQIVFRWATTELAPFALKTLERAGVRPDEIAAFVPHQANTRIIDGIVKRLGLGPDVVVAKDLVESGNTSAASIPLALSKLIERREVPSGAPVLMFGFGGGLTYAGQVIRCP; this is encoded by the coding sequence ATGACCGCGGGTTCCCGCATCGTGGCCATGGGCCACTACCAACCCTCCCGCGTGGTCACCAACGACGACCTCGCCCAGATCGTCGACACCAACGACGAGTGGATCCGCTCCCGCGTCGGCATCGCCGAGCGGCGCATCGCGGACACCGAGACCGTCGCCGACATGTCGTTCTTCGCCGCGGAGAAGGCCCTGGCCGCCTCCGGCATCGCCGCCTCGGACATCGACATGGTGGTCGTGGCGACCTGTTCGTCGATCGACCGCTGCCCCAACGTGGCGACCCGGGTGGCGGCCCGGCTGGGCGTTCCGGCGCCGGCTGCGTTCGACCTCAACACCGCGTGCTCCGGATTCTCGTACGGGCTGGGGACGGCCGACCACGCGATCCGCGCCGGGGCCGCCCGCAACGCCATCGTGATCGGTGCCGAGAAGCTGTCCGACCTGACCGACTGGACCGACCGCAGCACCGCCGTCCTGTTCGGCGACGGTGCCGGGGCCGCCGTGCTCACCGCGACCGCCGACGGTGAGCAGCCCGGTGTCGGGCCGGTGCTCTGGGGTTCGGCCCCGGACAAGGGCGACGTGCTGCGCATCGAGGGGCGGACGCCGTACATCCAGCAGGAGGGCCAGATCGTCTTCCGCTGGGCCACCACCGAGCTCGCGCCCTTCGCACTCAAGACGCTGGAACGCGCCGGGGTCCGCCCCGACGAGATCGCGGCCTTCGTGCCGCACCAGGCCAACACCCGCATCATCGACGGCATCGTCAAGCGGCTGGGTCTCGGCCCCGACGTGGTCGTCGCCAAAGACCTCGTGGAATCCGGCAACACGTCCGCGGCGAGCATCCCGCTGGCCCTGTCCAAGCTCATCGAACGGCGCGAGGTGCCCTCCGGCGCCCCGGTCCTGATGTTCGGCTTCGGCGGTGGTCTCACCTACGCCGGCCAGGTCATCCGTTGTCCCTGA
- a CDS encoding ACP S-malonyltransferase: MLAVLSPGQGAQKPGFLSPWLELPGARERLTEWSGLAGVDLVHLGTEADADEIKDTARTQPLLVAAALLAAEQLPLERVDVVAGHSVGEIGAAAIAGVLTPEVAVTLAGVRGREMAAACALEPTGMSALLGGNADEVVAAIEAHGLHPANRNGAGQIVAAGSLDALAKLAEQPPSSARVRSLAVAGAFHTPYMAPAEHALGRAAAGVSVADPARVVLSNMDGTAVTSGTDLLQRLVSQVTAPVRWDLIMVTLRDLGVTGVLELPPAGTLAGLVKRELKGEGAPEIVTLNTPSDLPAARDLIERHSTEGAKS; this comes from the coding sequence GTGCTCGCTGTACTCTCCCCTGGCCAAGGCGCCCAGAAGCCCGGATTCCTGTCCCCTTGGCTCGAGCTGCCCGGTGCGCGCGAGCGGCTGACCGAGTGGTCCGGCCTGGCCGGCGTCGACCTGGTGCACCTGGGCACCGAGGCGGACGCCGACGAGATCAAGGACACCGCCCGCACCCAGCCGCTGCTGGTCGCCGCGGCGCTGCTGGCCGCCGAGCAGCTCCCGCTGGAGCGGGTCGACGTGGTGGCCGGGCACAGCGTGGGTGAGATCGGCGCCGCTGCCATCGCCGGCGTGCTGACCCCCGAGGTAGCGGTCACGCTCGCCGGGGTCCGGGGGCGCGAGATGGCCGCCGCCTGCGCGCTCGAGCCGACCGGCATGAGCGCCCTCCTCGGCGGGAATGCCGACGAGGTGGTCGCCGCCATCGAGGCGCACGGCCTGCACCCTGCCAACCGCAACGGTGCCGGTCAGATCGTCGCGGCCGGATCGCTGGACGCCCTGGCCAAGCTGGCTGAGCAGCCGCCGAGTTCGGCCCGGGTGCGCTCGCTGGCCGTCGCGGGGGCGTTCCACACCCCGTACATGGCCCCCGCCGAGCACGCCCTCGGCCGGGCCGCAGCCGGCGTCAGCGTCGCCGACCCGGCGCGCGTCGTGCTGTCGAACATGGACGGGACAGCCGTCACGAGCGGCACCGACCTGCTGCAGCGTCTGGTCAGCCAGGTCACCGCGCCGGTGCGCTGGGACTTGATCATGGTCACGCTGCGCGATCTGGGCGTCACCGGCGTCCTCGAGCTGCCACCCGCCGGCACCCTGGCCGGGCTGGTCAAGCGCGAACTCAAGGGCGAGGGCGCCCCGGAGATCGTCACCCTCAACACGCCCAGTGACCTGCCGGCCGCCCGGGACCTGATCGAGCGCCACAGCACCGAAGGAGCAAAGTCATGA
- a CDS encoding CdaR family transcriptional regulator, which produces MARRTGSTAPPLAATLRRVERSAGALASASVARMEETLPWFRALPADQRSSVMLVAQAGIRSLVEWLRSGGTAAGTQEISDEVFAAAPRTLARAITLTQTIQLIKVTIDVAEAQVQELAADGEEDALTQAILKFSREIAFSAARVYARAAEARGAWDTRLQALLVDALLRGDTSDVVASRAAALGWTDAPPVAVVVGRSPGGDHTVVLHSVYRAARRARVEVIGGVHGDRIVVVMGGAADPIATAGQLAGAFGDGPVVVGPAVPSLDQATESARAALAGFRAAPAWPGTPTPVAADDLLPERALAGDPEARRALRHDVYGSLVRAGGGLLETLDAFFAAGGVLESAARELFVHPNTVRYRLKRVAEVTGLAPLDGRDAFALRMALAIGRLDPAG; this is translated from the coding sequence GTGGCACGACGAACCGGGAGCACCGCTCCACCGCTGGCCGCGACCCTGCGCCGGGTCGAGCGCAGCGCCGGCGCCCTCGCCTCGGCAAGTGTCGCTCGCATGGAGGAGACTCTGCCCTGGTTCCGGGCCCTACCGGCGGACCAGCGGTCCTCCGTGATGCTCGTCGCCCAGGCCGGCATCCGTTCGCTGGTCGAGTGGCTGCGCTCGGGCGGCACCGCGGCCGGCACCCAGGAGATCTCCGACGAGGTGTTCGCCGCCGCGCCGCGCACCCTGGCCCGGGCGATCACGCTGACCCAGACGATCCAGCTGATCAAGGTCACCATCGACGTCGCCGAGGCCCAGGTGCAGGAGCTGGCCGCCGACGGCGAGGAGGACGCGCTCACGCAGGCCATCCTCAAGTTCTCCCGGGAGATCGCGTTCTCGGCGGCCCGGGTCTACGCACGCGCCGCCGAGGCCCGCGGCGCCTGGGACACCCGGCTGCAGGCGCTGCTGGTGGACGCCCTGCTGCGTGGCGACACCTCGGACGTGGTGGCCAGCCGCGCCGCCGCGCTGGGCTGGACGGACGCGCCGCCGGTCGCGGTGGTGGTGGGCCGCTCCCCCGGCGGTGACCACACCGTGGTGCTGCACTCGGTCTACCGGGCCGCCCGGCGCGCCCGCGTCGAGGTCATCGGCGGCGTGCACGGTGATCGCATCGTGGTGGTGATGGGCGGGGCCGCCGACCCGATCGCCACCGCGGGACAGCTGGCCGGGGCGTTCGGCGACGGGCCGGTCGTGGTCGGGCCGGCGGTGCCCTCGCTGGACCAGGCCACCGAATCGGCCCGGGCCGCCCTGGCCGGCTTCCGCGCGGCACCGGCCTGGCCCGGCACCCCGACCCCGGTGGCCGCCGACGACCTGCTGCCCGAGCGCGCCCTGGCCGGCGACCCGGAGGCCCGCCGCGCGCTGCGCCATGACGTGTACGGGTCTCTCGTCCGCGCCGGCGGCGGCCTGCTGGAGACGCTGGACGCCTTCTTCGCTGCCGGTGGCGTACTGGAGAGCGCAGCCCGGGAGCTGTTCGTACACCCGAACACGGTCCGCTACCGGCTCAAGCGGGTCGCCGAAGTGACCGGTCTCGCACCGCTGGACGGCCGTGATGCCTTCGCATTGCGGATGGCACTGGCCATCGGGCGGCTCGATCCCGCAGGATGA
- a CDS encoding TetR/AcrR family transcriptional regulator: protein MEEKRRLILDQALALVDEYGLAAMSMRAVAERVGLTSMALYPYVGGKDAMLDGLVDLLNLELGDEVGKDPADIDWRQRLRALGRAVRGLSRRHPGAYPLLLNRPSPGASWLTAALRATLHDAGVPAATVPRLTRMICAFLLGYTTGEVTGGLPPERTDGPAEDLDGEFDADLEDLIRLVEVTVRVG from the coding sequence GTGGAGGAAAAGAGACGGCTGATTCTGGATCAGGCGCTGGCGCTTGTTGACGAGTACGGGCTGGCCGCTATGTCGATGCGGGCGGTGGCGGAGCGGGTGGGGCTGACCTCGATGGCGCTCTACCCGTACGTGGGTGGCAAGGACGCCATGCTCGACGGGCTGGTGGATCTGCTGAACCTGGAACTCGGTGACGAGGTGGGCAAGGACCCGGCCGACATCGACTGGCGCCAGCGGTTGCGGGCGCTCGGGCGGGCGGTGCGAGGGTTGTCCCGCCGGCACCCCGGGGCGTACCCGTTGCTGTTGAACCGTCCTTCACCCGGCGCGTCGTGGCTGACCGCGGCGTTACGCGCGACCCTGCACGACGCGGGGGTGCCGGCGGCGACCGTGCCGCGGCTGACCCGGATGATCTGCGCGTTCCTGCTCGGATACACGACGGGGGAGGTCACCGGCGGGCTTCCACCGGAGCGGACCGACGGCCCCGCCGAGGATCTGGACGGCGAGTTCGATGCGGATCTGGAGGACCTGATCCGGCTGGTGGAGGTCACCGTCCGGGTGGGCTGA
- a CDS encoding sigma factor-like helix-turn-helix DNA-binding protein: MTDDYVAQRYVHLRRAAFLMCGDWTRAGAAARATLARALTEADVGDLDLWAYADLMAAFKPEHGRREHVFVAPGEAGAADTGAALSDVWTVLVLDALRRLPPKCRAVLVLHHFCHLSVVDTADVLGLDAGKVTEYEADGLAAFAGLLAATQPAGAR; the protein is encoded by the coding sequence GTGACCGACGACTACGTCGCCCAGCGATACGTCCACCTGCGCCGCGCGGCGTTCCTGATGTGCGGGGACTGGACGCGGGCCGGGGCGGCCGCCCGCGCGACGCTGGCCCGCGCGCTGACCGAGGCGGACGTCGGTGACCTGGACCTGTGGGCGTACGCGGATCTGATGGCGGCGTTCAAGCCCGAGCACGGCCGCCGCGAGCATGTGTTCGTGGCCCCGGGCGAGGCGGGGGCCGCCGACACCGGGGCGGCGCTGAGCGACGTCTGGACCGTGCTGGTCCTGGACGCGCTGCGCCGGCTGCCGCCGAAGTGCCGCGCGGTGCTGGTGCTGCACCACTTCTGTCATCTCTCTGTGGTGGACACCGCGGACGTTCTCGGCCTGGATGCCGGCAAGGTCACCGAGTACGAGGCCGACGGGCTGGCCGCCTTCGCCGGGCTGCTCGCCGCCACCCAGCCGGCGGGGGCGCGATGA